A section of the Dermacoccus nishinomiyaensis genome encodes:
- a CDS encoding ABC transporter ATP-binding protein, with protein sequence MSLDVKNATLTFPDGASGRITAVNDVSLHVAAGEFAAVTGPSGSGKSSLLAVAGLLQTPDSGIVTIDGKVVSGLSHKDAAAVRLSSIGFVFQQSNLIASLTSVEQLEIVARIAGRHGKDTASRAEELLAAVGLEKVFDRRPAALSGGQRQRVGIARALMNEPKLLLVDEPTASLDTERGTAVVELLGKVTHEHQAATIMVTHDLHTLDAVDSLHEMVDGRLRTLEATPTQG encoded by the coding sequence ATGAGCCTCGACGTCAAGAACGCGACGCTGACCTTCCCCGACGGCGCCTCGGGGCGCATCACGGCCGTCAACGACGTGTCGTTGCACGTCGCCGCGGGCGAGTTCGCCGCGGTGACGGGCCCGTCGGGTTCCGGCAAGTCGTCGCTGCTCGCCGTCGCCGGCCTGCTGCAGACGCCCGACTCCGGCATCGTGACGATCGACGGCAAGGTCGTCTCGGGGCTCTCGCACAAGGACGCCGCAGCGGTGCGCCTGTCGTCGATCGGGTTCGTCTTCCAGCAGAGCAATCTCATCGCGTCGCTGACGTCCGTGGAGCAGCTCGAGATCGTTGCGCGCATCGCCGGGCGTCACGGCAAGGACACCGCATCGCGGGCCGAGGAACTGCTCGCCGCCGTCGGGTTGGAGAAGGTCTTCGACCGCCGCCCCGCAGCGCTCTCCGGCGGTCAGCGTCAGCGTGTCGGCATCGCCCGCGCGCTGATGAACGAGCCGAAGCTGCTGCTCGTCGACGAACCGACCGCGTCGCTCGACACCGAGCGCGGCACCGCCGTCGTCGAACTGCTCGGCAAGGTGACGCACGAACACCAGGCCGCGACCATCATGGTGACGCACGACCTGCACACCCTCGACGCCGTCGACTCGCTGCACGAGATGGTCGACGGTCGCCTGCGCACGCTCGAGGCGACCCCGACGCAAGGTTGA
- a CDS encoding energy-coupling factor ABC transporter permease, giving the protein MHIAEGFLPPVHAAAWSAVAAPFVIHGAREIKRTIEKHPESKLLLGGVGAYSFVLSAIKLPSVTGSSSHPTGTGEGAIIFRPPVMAALGTIVLLFQALLLAHGGLTTLGANVMSMAVVGPWAGYGVYRLMRRAPLSIAVFCAVAVSDLMTYVTTATQLALAFPDRATGFVGAWSRFLGLFAVTQIPLAIVEGLVGVLLMNALRSWAGPELAGLGFGRDRGFDAGVAVSADVEAKEASRA; this is encoded by the coding sequence ATGCATATCGCTGAGGGGTTCTTGCCCCCTGTTCACGCTGCCGCCTGGAGTGCGGTAGCGGCACCCTTCGTCATCCACGGAGCGCGCGAGATCAAGCGCACGATCGAGAAGCATCCGGAGTCGAAGCTGCTGCTCGGCGGAGTCGGGGCGTATTCGTTCGTGCTGTCGGCCATCAAGTTGCCGTCCGTCACCGGGAGTTCGTCGCATCCGACGGGCACCGGCGAGGGCGCCATCATCTTCCGCCCGCCCGTCATGGCGGCGCTGGGCACGATCGTGCTGCTGTTCCAGGCGCTGTTGCTCGCGCACGGCGGGCTGACGACGCTCGGCGCGAACGTCATGTCGATGGCAGTCGTCGGGCCGTGGGCCGGGTACGGCGTCTATCGGCTGATGCGTCGCGCGCCGCTGTCGATCGCCGTGTTCTGCGCCGTCGCCGTCTCCGACCTCATGACGTACGTGACGACGGCGACGCAGCTCGCCCTCGCCTTCCCCGACCGCGCGACGGGTTTCGTCGGCGCATGGTCGCGGTTTCTCGGGCTGTTCGCGGTGACGCAGATTCCGCTCGCCATCGTCGAGGGCCTCGTCGGTGTGCTGCTCATGAACGCGCTGCGCTCCTGGGCCGGCCCGGAGCTCGCCGGTCTGGGATTCGGACGCGATCGTGGGTTCGATGCGGGTGTCGCGGTCTCGGCCGACGTCGAGGCGAAGGAGGCGAGCCGTGCGTGA
- a CDS encoding energy-coupling factor ABC transporter substrate-binding protein: protein MRDRRLTNVLLVVLAAAIFVLALVMGTRSGDFGGTDAAATETIEKSDPDYKPWFEPFWTQPGGEVESGLFAMQAALGAGFLGFVLGTFRERRKNRDAASGVASAGSGVASRRAAPGDDAATGVVTNASDGSRIA, encoded by the coding sequence GTGCGTGACCGTCGACTGACGAACGTCCTCCTCGTCGTGCTCGCGGCGGCGATCTTCGTCCTGGCGCTCGTCATGGGCACGCGCAGTGGCGACTTCGGTGGCACGGACGCTGCGGCCACCGAGACCATCGAGAAGTCCGACCCCGACTACAAGCCGTGGTTCGAGCCGTTCTGGACGCAGCCCGGTGGCGAGGTCGAATCGGGGCTGTTCGCGATGCAGGCCGCGCTCGGTGCGGGCTTCCTCGGCTTCGTCCTCGGCACGTTCCGCGAGCGTCGCAAGAACCGCGACGCGGCGTCGGGTGTCGCGAGTGCGGGTAGCGGTGTTGCGTCACGTCGTGCTGCCCCAGGTGATGACGCTGCGACGGGTGTCGTCACGAACGCGTCCGACGGTTCGCGGATCGCCTGA
- the cbiQ gene encoding cobalt ECF transporter T component CbiQ, which translates to MAHLAIDEAAWSSAWRSHAVSEKAALALGLLAVAMVARDVRVDLAVVVVAFVAVTVGARVAPGLVLRVWALPAVFVVIGLVGVLVSIGPAPDDALWQAGPFSIGRSSLDRAVLTGSRAAAGAAAVLVLALTTPMTDVLGGLRRVGVPAFLVEIAGVVYRMIFTLLDSVGTIRESQTARLGYATRRAALASTGTLLAGVLVRAWTRAQRLEAGLAGRGYTGDLIVTTPARQASWRSLCGVVLVVSALMTWAVMSR; encoded by the coding sequence GTGGCTCATCTCGCGATCGACGAGGCGGCGTGGAGCAGCGCGTGGCGCTCGCATGCCGTCAGCGAGAAGGCTGCGCTGGCGCTCGGTCTTCTCGCCGTGGCGATGGTGGCGCGGGACGTGCGCGTCGACCTGGCCGTCGTCGTCGTCGCGTTCGTCGCCGTCACGGTGGGTGCGCGCGTCGCGCCCGGGCTCGTGCTGCGTGTGTGGGCGCTGCCGGCGGTGTTCGTCGTCATCGGCCTCGTGGGCGTGCTCGTGTCGATCGGCCCCGCGCCCGATGACGCGCTGTGGCAGGCGGGGCCGTTCTCGATCGGGCGATCGTCGCTCGATCGAGCCGTTCTGACGGGGTCGCGTGCAGCGGCGGGGGCGGCTGCCGTCCTCGTGCTCGCGCTGACGACGCCGATGACGGACGTCCTCGGCGGGCTGCGGCGCGTCGGGGTGCCGGCGTTTCTCGTCGAGATCGCGGGCGTCGTGTATCGGATGATCTTCACGCTGCTCGACTCGGTCGGCACGATCCGGGAGAGTCAGACGGCGCGCCTCGGATACGCGACGCGCCGCGCGGCGCTCGCGAGCACTGGGACGCTGCTCGCGGGGGTGCTCGTCCGGGCCTGGACGCGCGCCCAGCGCCTCGAAGCGGGGCTCGCCGGACGTGGATACACGGGCGACCTCATCGTCACGACGCCCGCGCGGCAGGCGTCGTGGCGGTCGCTGTGTGGTGTCGTGCTCGTCGTCAGCGCCCTCATGACGTGGGCGGTGATGTCGCGATGA
- a CDS encoding energy-coupling factor ABC transporter ATP-binding protein produces the protein MGYRGRDAVLDGVDLNVQPGRRLAFVGANGAGKTTLLRAVAGSVAATSGDVVVDGVALQRSRRGLERHRQLVQLVLQDPADQLFSADVFADVSFGPTNLGLPPDEVRRRVEETLDVLGISDLADRPVHQLSFGQQKRVAIAGAVAMRPAYLLLDEPTAGLDPAGVEALLASLTSLEERGTTIALSTHDLAFAWEWADDLALLHDGHLRQDAAHRVLSDEPALHAAALRAPWQAQMLARAGVKCAGAQTSRDGGVNEVVGGDAGPGDAGGEGNGAGRRPVGGGIPRAVDEVYDAVISGGSQSPKRPTRME, from the coding sequence GTGGGGTATCGCGGTCGGGACGCCGTACTCGACGGCGTCGACCTCAACGTGCAGCCGGGGCGGCGGCTCGCGTTCGTCGGCGCGAACGGCGCAGGCAAGACGACGCTGTTGCGCGCCGTGGCCGGGTCGGTTGCGGCGACGTCAGGGGACGTCGTCGTCGACGGGGTGGCGTTGCAGCGTTCGCGGCGCGGGCTGGAGCGTCATCGACAACTCGTGCAGCTCGTGCTTCAGGATCCGGCGGATCAGTTGTTCTCGGCGGACGTCTTCGCGGACGTCTCGTTCGGCCCGACCAACCTCGGGCTGCCGCCCGACGAGGTGCGGCGACGCGTCGAGGAGACGCTCGACGTCCTCGGGATCAGCGACCTCGCGGATCGGCCGGTTCATCAACTGTCGTTCGGGCAGCAGAAACGCGTGGCCATCGCGGGTGCCGTCGCGATGCGCCCCGCGTACTTGCTGCTCGACGAGCCGACGGCCGGTCTCGACCCGGCCGGCGTCGAGGCGCTGCTCGCGAGCCTCACGTCGCTCGAGGAACGCGGTACGACGATCGCCCTGTCGACGCATGACCTCGCGTTCGCGTGGGAGTGGGCCGACGACCTCGCGCTGCTGCACGACGGGCACCTGCGTCAGGACGCCGCGCATCGTGTGCTCAGCGACGAGCCCGCCCTGCATGCCGCGGCGCTGCGCGCTCCCTGGCAGGCGCAGATGTTGGCGCGCGCAGGCGTGAAGTGTGCCGGAGCGCAGACGTCGCGCGACGGGGGCGTCAACGAGGTCGTCGGCGGCGACGCGGGGCCCGGCGACGCCGGCGGCGAAGGTAATGGCGCTGGCCGACGTCCCGTTGGAGGTGGGATACCGCGTGCGGTCGACGAGGTCTACGACGCTGTGATCAGCGGCGGCTCTCAGTCGCCCAAGCGACCCACGCGGATGGAGTGA
- a CDS encoding HNH endonuclease signature motif containing protein, with translation MDEVARTLLRQARNLPVLDRFELWEALSHALFDEALNAEGAFVERPVMTLDERAAALEEAAVSLERAAATASRVSRSADATMHALAARHHTVHRERDDIEWESMDDRDYPLTPGEFAAAALGPALGVSSSHAEAMAADAERIRHCLRPLFEQAGAGRARMSSVVKISDVLAHLDDAQIAVALPHLIHAKAATAGSTAASNRTTRVLDALGLTEDEDEIDIRAQLGVWFAPHPEHPTLTELRAVLPARDAADLKAAIHSHAQELRDSAPHVLDVALREPINALRADALVLLALANVHVTPVLHLQVPVVRSRPSVAGGAEAVERVTHTSGPTLDGSASRVSVLDADGVWSGRSGPGWPDAARASERVWNRHSGSGGPDSTREASGVWTRRPGSGGPNAARLSEGFGGVGPPSGADGVPLRRGVGEHSSTNGFGDARVPGVGTIVAAVVEELARVVGAVFTTELMDAERWTTIATSTQKYRLSTAIRTFVERRDVHCRFPWCSRRGEGCDADHVVPFADGGETSAANLQMLCRHHHRAKTFGGWAVQMNADGVCTWQSPSGPMMLTHPNDAVPRDPDDQSFTVDLDRAAWPLAAGPAALEATRPAESAPAG, from the coding sequence ATGGACGAGGTCGCGCGCACCCTGCTTCGGCAGGCACGCAACCTCCCGGTTCTCGATCGGTTCGAGCTCTGGGAGGCGCTGAGTCACGCCCTCTTCGACGAGGCACTCAACGCCGAGGGCGCCTTCGTCGAACGTCCCGTCATGACGCTCGACGAGCGGGCCGCAGCGCTCGAGGAGGCCGCTGTCTCGCTCGAGCGCGCTGCTGCCACCGCGTCGCGGGTGTCACGCTCCGCGGACGCGACGATGCACGCTCTCGCCGCACGCCACCACACCGTCCATCGCGAGCGTGACGACATCGAGTGGGAGTCGATGGACGATCGCGACTACCCCCTGACGCCCGGCGAGTTCGCCGCGGCAGCGCTCGGCCCTGCCCTGGGCGTGTCCAGTTCTCACGCCGAAGCGATGGCCGCTGATGCCGAGCGCATCCGCCACTGCCTGCGTCCCCTCTTCGAGCAGGCCGGCGCCGGGCGTGCGCGCATGAGTTCGGTGGTCAAGATCAGTGATGTGCTGGCGCATCTCGACGACGCGCAGATCGCGGTGGCGTTGCCGCACCTGATCCACGCGAAGGCTGCCACCGCGGGCTCCACGGCGGCGAGCAACCGCACGACGCGAGTCCTCGACGCCCTGGGGTTGACCGAAGACGAGGACGAGATCGACATAAGGGCACAGCTCGGTGTCTGGTTCGCGCCACACCCCGAGCACCCGACCCTGACGGAGCTGCGCGCGGTCCTGCCCGCGCGCGACGCGGCGGATCTCAAGGCCGCCATCCACTCCCACGCACAGGAGCTTCGCGACTCGGCCCCGCACGTACTCGACGTCGCGCTGCGCGAACCGATCAATGCGCTGCGCGCGGACGCTCTCGTCCTGCTGGCGCTGGCCAACGTGCACGTCACACCGGTTCTGCACCTCCAGGTGCCTGTTGTGCGCTCTCGTCCCTCGGTGGCCGGTGGCGCGGAGGCGGTGGAGCGGGTTACTCACACCTCCGGGCCAACGCTCGACGGGAGCGCGAGCCGCGTCAGCGTCCTCGACGCGGATGGCGTCTGGAGCGGCCGTTCCGGGCCTGGGTGGCCGGATGCCGCACGCGCATCGGAGCGAGTGTGGAACCGCCATTCCGGCTCAGGTGGCCCCGACTCCACTCGCGAAGCGAGCGGCGTGTGGACCCGCCGTCCGGGCTCAGGCGGCCCGAATGCCGCTCGCTTATCGGAGGGTTTCGGTGGCGTGGGGCCGCCCAGCGGTGCCGATGGCGTCCCCCTGCGACGCGGGGTGGGCGAACACAGCTCGACGAACGGCTTCGGTGATGCCCGCGTGCCGGGCGTCGGGACGATCGTGGCCGCTGTCGTCGAGGAGCTGGCCCGCGTGGTGGGCGCGGTGTTCACGACGGAGCTCATGGACGCCGAGCGCTGGACGACGATCGCCACGAGCACGCAGAAGTATCGTCTGTCGACGGCAATCCGCACGTTCGTGGAGCGTCGCGATGTGCACTGCCGGTTCCCCTGGTGTTCGCGCCGCGGGGAGGGGTGCGATGCCGACCACGTCGTCCCCTTCGCCGACGGCGGGGAGACGAGTGCCGCGAATCTGCAGATGTTGTGTCGTCATCATCACCGGGCGAAGACGTTCGGTGGTTGGGCCGTGCAGATGAACGCTGACGGGGTGTGCACCTGGCAATCGCCTTCGGGGCCGATGATGCTGACCCACCCGAACGATGCCGTCCCCCGCGATCCTGACGACCAGAGCTTCACCGTCGATCTCGACCGCGCGGCTTGGCCACTCGCTGCGGGACCTGCGGCTCTCGAAGCCACGCGTCCAGCCGAGAGCGCGCCGGCCGGCTAG
- a CDS encoding VOC family protein: MLTHAGGRRALAFQRDEDLEPTTWPEGRVPMQMHLDLTVPAVASLERQRERAVSLGATQVLDRSDDDDEALYVFTEPAGHPFCVFVA; encoded by the coding sequence GTGCTGACGCACGCGGGCGGCCGCCGAGCGCTCGCGTTTCAACGCGACGAGGACCTCGAACCCACGACGTGGCCCGAGGGGCGCGTGCCGATGCAGATGCACCTCGACCTGACGGTGCCGGCCGTGGCCTCGCTCGAACGGCAGCGGGAGCGCGCCGTGTCGCTCGGCGCGACGCAGGTGCTCGACCGCTCCGATGACGACGATGAAGCCCTCTACGTCTTCACCGAACCCGCCGGGCATCCGTTCTGCGTGTTCGTGGCGTGA
- a CDS encoding VOC family protein: MSDAPQLMQTVLDARDPRRLAEFYRQFLGLTYRAGTSYRVTARMMPTGSC, encoded by the coding sequence ATGAGCGATGCCCCCCAGCTGATGCAGACCGTCCTCGACGCGCGTGATCCGCGGCGCCTCGCGGAGTTCTATCGGCAGTTCCTCGGGCTGACGTATCGCGCCGGGACGAGCTACCGAGTGACGGCCCGGATGATGCCGACTGGCTCGTGCTGA
- a CDS encoding mycothiol transferase produces MTQISEKDVILAYVLAKFDAIVTIVRDMDDATANATLPVAGSNSPYALLTHCLGAMRRWSSTVNLGGTVPRDRDAEFTATGPVSTLVERAARERQAFIDDVAATDLDALPVAPPADRVDAPARSYQVTDCRAVLLHVVEELAQHLGHLEITRDVLLARG; encoded by the coding sequence ATGACGCAGATTTCGGAGAAGGACGTCATCCTCGCCTACGTGCTGGCGAAGTTCGACGCGATCGTCACCATCGTGCGCGACATGGATGACGCGACGGCCAACGCGACGCTGCCCGTCGCCGGCTCGAACAGCCCCTACGCGCTGCTGACGCACTGCCTCGGGGCGATGCGTCGGTGGTCGAGCACCGTCAACCTGGGGGGCACCGTTCCGCGCGACCGCGACGCTGAGTTCACCGCCACCGGCCCCGTCTCGACGCTCGTCGAACGCGCCGCACGCGAACGTCAGGCCTTCATAGACGACGTCGCCGCCACCGACCTCGACGCGCTCCCGGTGGCCCCGCCGGCCGACCGAGTCGACGCCCCGGCGCGCTCGTATCAGGTCACCGACTGCCGCGCCGTGCTCCTGCACGTCGTCGAGGAGCTCGCGCAGCACCTTGGCCACCTCGAGATCACCCGCGACGTCCTGCTCGCGCGCGGCTGA
- a CDS encoding alpha/beta fold hydrolase — protein sequence MALHGLASTSDEWDEFARSLPPAWEFIAFDQLAHGSAAEMTGDLSREAHVAHVVSQIRRHAATPCVLVGQSMGAHTAMLVAAHHPQLVSALVLIEGGVGGEGPEATTDVIAWVRTLVDDQGEPRFDAVALARAIQAVHAQQFWEDWEQVSCPTLIVRAQHSFIANEEHERMAGRPGTRVALVAESGHDIHLARPEPLARIVIDFLREAIAA from the coding sequence GTGGCTCTCCACGGCCTTGCCAGCACCTCAGACGAGTGGGATGAATTCGCGCGGTCGCTCCCGCCTGCCTGGGAATTCATCGCCTTTGATCAGCTGGCTCACGGATCCGCTGCGGAAATGACCGGGGATCTGTCGCGCGAGGCACACGTCGCGCATGTCGTGTCGCAGATCCGTCGTCACGCGGCCACCCCCTGCGTGCTCGTCGGTCAGTCGATGGGCGCCCACACGGCCATGCTCGTCGCGGCGCATCACCCTCAGCTCGTGTCCGCACTCGTTCTCATCGAGGGCGGCGTCGGGGGTGAGGGACCCGAAGCGACGACAGATGTCATCGCATGGGTTCGCACGCTCGTCGACGACCAGGGAGAACCTCGTTTCGATGCGGTGGCCCTGGCGCGCGCCATCCAAGCAGTCCACGCGCAGCAGTTCTGGGAGGACTGGGAGCAGGTTTCGTGTCCGACGCTCATCGTGCGCGCACAGCACAGTTTCATCGCAAACGAAGAGCACGAACGCATGGCTGGCCGGCCAGGAACGCGGGTCGCGCTCGTCGCCGAGAGCGGACACGACATCCACCTCGCTAGGCCCGAGCCCTTGGCGCGGATCGTCATCGACTTCCTGCGCGAAGCCATCGCCGCATGA
- a CDS encoding class I SAM-dependent methyltransferase, translating to MMDTADYDAFAPAYVEENENGLFNKWYERPEVLRLAGDVEGLRVLDAGCGHGPLTKELRDRGATVSGFDVSPAMIAIARDRLGECADIRVADLAAPLPYGDNEFDLITCSLALHYVENWRPTLGELRRVLRPGGRLIVSLLHPFLFAALHRDQDYFALTQYSEDYAFGQTTTVLTYWHRPLQDVLNAFIDAGFTFISLTEPKVHPDTPSELLPPGDKRQFLSFLFLTLALP from the coding sequence ATGATGGATACCGCCGACTACGACGCGTTCGCCCCCGCTTATGTCGAGGAGAACGAGAATGGCCTGTTCAACAAGTGGTACGAACGCCCCGAGGTGCTACGCCTGGCCGGTGATGTTGAGGGGCTTCGAGTGCTGGACGCCGGCTGCGGCCACGGACCCTTGACGAAAGAGCTGCGCGATCGTGGCGCAACCGTAAGTGGCTTCGATGTCAGCCCCGCGATGATCGCCATCGCCCGCGACAGGCTGGGTGAATGCGCCGACATACGGGTGGCCGATCTCGCTGCCCCGCTGCCCTATGGGGACAACGAGTTCGACCTGATCACGTGTTCTCTTGCGCTGCACTACGTCGAAAACTGGAGACCCACGCTCGGCGAACTGCGTCGCGTTCTACGCCCGGGCGGGCGGCTGATCGTCAGCCTGCTTCACCCCTTCCTCTTTGCCGCCCTGCACCGAGACCAGGACTACTTCGCACTCACCCAGTACTCCGAGGACTATGCGTTCGGCCAGACCACTACCGTGCTGACCTACTGGCACCGGCCCTTGCAGGATGTCCTCAATGCGTTCATCGACGCGGGCTTCACCTTTATCAGCCTGACTGAACCCAAGGTGCACCCCGACACCCCCAGCGAACTGCTGCCCCCAGGCGACAAACGGCAATTCCTCAGCTTCCTCTTCCTCACGCTCGCCCTACCCTGA
- a CDS encoding winged helix-turn-helix domain-containing protein, which produces MNATPGRDEATHITDPKAVAAITHPLRMRLLGELARRGTGRVKDLADLLDEPANSVSFHLRQLARYELIEPDPDHTGDRRERWWRPTSERGFHIDLAALRAQTGGEAAVDTLRRVAEGHVVALHRAIQAQVGDGAELDPSGSSSPCSISQDFAVWLDDQELVEMRAELSAVLDKWSERSRDRRNQAVAHPNRRGYYGMLLAAPEDEMFRVYARQEENR; this is translated from the coding sequence ATGAACGCCACGCCAGGGCGCGATGAGGCTACACACATCACGGATCCCAAAGCCGTCGCGGCTATCACGCACCCACTTCGAATGAGGCTGCTCGGCGAGTTGGCGCGCCGTGGCACAGGTCGGGTGAAGGATCTTGCGGACTTGCTCGACGAGCCAGCCAACTCCGTCAGTTTCCACCTGCGCCAGCTGGCCCGATATGAGTTGATCGAGCCCGACCCGGACCACACGGGCGACCGTCGCGAGCGGTGGTGGCGGCCGACCTCCGAGCGCGGGTTTCATATCGACCTGGCGGCGCTGCGGGCGCAGACCGGGGGTGAAGCGGCGGTGGACACGCTTCGACGGGTCGCGGAGGGGCACGTGGTCGCCCTGCATCGGGCAATCCAGGCTCAGGTTGGCGACGGCGCCGAGCTCGATCCCTCCGGTAGCTCATCGCCCTGCTCAATCAGCCAAGACTTCGCAGTTTGGCTTGATGATCAGGAGTTGGTCGAGATGCGCGCCGAGCTCAGCGCCGTTCTGGACAAGTGGAGCGAGCGATCCCGGGACCGTCGCAACCAGGCAGTGGCACATCCCAACCGGCGCGGCTACTACGGCATGCTCTTGGCCGCTCCCGAGGACGAAATGTTCCGCGTGTACGCCCGCCAGGAGGAAAATCGATGA
- a CDS encoding thiamine pyrophosphate-dependent enzyme codes for MANAMPMALGAQALDRRRPVVALCGDGGLMMLVGDLRTAVTYGLPATFVVFNNSKLGMVKLEQEQVGLPEYGTALDNPNFADVAAAMGLRSRRVEDPAELKSVLREAVSSPEPWLVEVVTNPDEVSVPGKVKPAHAFGFAKAKVTEFFTDRGPTGGGEH; via the coding sequence ATGGCGAACGCCATGCCGATGGCGCTCGGCGCGCAGGCGCTCGATCGTCGTCGCCCCGTCGTCGCACTGTGCGGTGACGGCGGCCTCATGATGCTCGTCGGCGACCTGCGCACCGCCGTCACGTACGGCCTGCCGGCGACGTTCGTCGTGTTCAACAACAGCAAGCTCGGGATGGTGAAGCTCGAGCAGGAACAGGTCGGGCTGCCCGAGTACGGCACGGCGCTCGACAACCCGAACTTCGCCGACGTCGCCGCCGCGATGGGTTTGCGCTCGCGGCGCGTCGAGGACCCGGCCGAGTTGAAATCGGTTCTGCGCGAGGCCGTTTCGTCACCGGAGCCGTGGCTCGTCGAAGTCGTGACGAACCCCGACGAGGTGTCGGTGCCCGGCAAGGTGAAGCCCGCCCACGCGTTCGGTTTCGCCAAGGCCAAGGTGACGGAGTTCTTCACCGACCGCGGCCCGACGGGTGGCGGGGAGCACTGA
- a CDS encoding thiamine pyrophosphate-binding protein, with amino-acid sequence MLAICGQVPTEEIGTSFFQEVDNDALFSDVAVFTATVTSANQMPQLLEAAVAHQGVAVLNLPGDISGLKLPHGTRTPRFAPPPLPSSPAADSLDGAAAALRDAEKVTLLVGRGAREAREEVLALAEKLAAPTVLTLKAKEGLEHENPYEVGQSGLIGNPAAVGAMDECDVLFMIGTDFPYREWYPEGKKVIQLDTRTQHIGRRTPVDIALVGGAREGLRALLPMLEPASGREHLEKAQSKYAEWMDDQRKLADPSFDESLLGKVRSLGDNPEEKVRPEAVALALDEVCPTNTIFTSDTGMSTVWLSRLLPMRGERRLIGSYNPGLDGERHADGARRAGARSSSPRRRTVR; translated from the coding sequence GTGCTCGCGATCTGTGGGCAGGTGCCGACGGAGGAGATCGGCACGAGTTTCTTCCAGGAGGTCGACAACGACGCGTTGTTCAGTGACGTCGCCGTCTTCACCGCGACGGTGACGAGCGCCAACCAGATGCCTCAGCTGCTGGAAGCCGCCGTCGCACACCAGGGCGTCGCGGTGCTCAACCTGCCGGGCGACATCAGCGGGTTGAAGCTGCCGCACGGCACGCGGACGCCGCGGTTCGCGCCGCCGCCGCTGCCGTCGTCACCGGCTGCGGATTCGCTCGACGGGGCCGCCGCCGCGCTGCGGGATGCCGAGAAGGTGACGCTGCTCGTCGGTCGCGGTGCGCGTGAGGCGCGAGAGGAGGTGCTCGCGCTCGCCGAGAAGCTCGCCGCGCCGACGGTGCTGACCCTCAAGGCGAAGGAGGGGCTCGAGCACGAGAACCCGTACGAGGTCGGCCAGAGCGGGCTCATCGGCAACCCGGCGGCCGTCGGGGCGATGGACGAGTGCGACGTGCTGTTCATGATCGGCACCGACTTTCCGTACCGCGAGTGGTATCCGGAGGGCAAGAAGGTCATCCAGCTCGACACGCGCACGCAGCACATCGGACGCCGCACGCCCGTCGACATCGCGCTCGTCGGTGGTGCGCGCGAGGGTCTGCGGGCGCTGCTGCCGATGCTCGAGCCGGCGTCAGGGCGCGAGCACCTCGAGAAGGCGCAGTCGAAGTACGCGGAGTGGATGGACGATCAGCGCAAGCTCGCCGACCCCTCGTTCGACGAGTCGCTGCTCGGCAAGGTGCGCTCGCTCGGCGACAACCCGGAAGAGAAGGTGCGTCCGGAGGCCGTCGCGCTCGCGCTCGACGAGGTGTGCCCGACGAACACGATCTTCACCTCCGACACGGGCATGTCGACGGTGTGGCTGTCGCGGCTGCTGCCGATGCGCGGAGAGCGCCGTCTCATCGGCTCGTACAACCCTGGGCTCGATGGCGAACGCCATGCCGATGGCGCTCGGCGCGCAGGCGCTCGATCGTCGTCGCCCCGTCGTCGCACTGTGCGGTGA
- a CDS encoding thiamine pyrophosphate-binding protein: MNIGSEMTIAEMIVEALAEYGVSEFWGVVGDALNPVVDAIRREDRIEWVGVRHEEAGAFAASAQAQLTGRLAVCMGTVGPGAIHLLNGLYDAKKSHARRCSRSVGRCRRRRSARVSSRRSTTTRCSVTSPSSPRR, encoded by the coding sequence ATGAACATCGGATCCGAGATGACGATCGCCGAGATGATCGTCGAAGCGCTCGCCGAGTACGGCGTCAGCGAGTTCTGGGGTGTGGTCGGTGACGCGCTCAACCCCGTGGTCGACGCCATCCGGCGTGAGGACCGCATCGAGTGGGTCGGTGTGCGCCACGAGGAGGCGGGCGCGTTCGCCGCATCCGCGCAGGCGCAGCTGACGGGGCGTCTCGCGGTGTGCATGGGCACCGTCGGGCCCGGCGCGATCCACCTGCTCAACGGCCTGTACGACGCGAAGAAGTCGCACGCGCGCCGGTGCTCGCGATCTGTGGGCAGGTGCCGACGGAGGAGATCGGCACGAGTTTCTTCCAGGAGGTCGACAACGACGCGTTGTTCAGTGACGTCGCCGTCTTCACCGCGACGGTGA